In one window of Aceticella autotrophica DNA:
- a CDS encoding segregation and condensation protein A, with protein MYNVKLDTFEGPFDLLFHLIEKNEVDIKDIPIATILDQYMEYLNKMQKIDLDITTDFILMAATLMKIKSEMLLPKICKDEMNNMQVQEVDPREELVTKLMEYKKYKVIAEKLKSMCLFNKRFFKENPEIKYIDRSLSLKYCKNDIVKTYQKITSKLEHNIEAIKYTKEPYTVEGKIKIFIKKLIRRPILLFSEFIRKSRGKSEVIVSFIALLELIRLNKITAEQNQVFGDILIKKLQE; from the coding sequence ATGTATAATGTAAAACTTGATACTTTTGAGGGACCTTTTGATTTATTATTTCATTTAATAGAGAAAAATGAAGTGGACATAAAGGATATACCAATAGCAACAATACTTGATCAATATATGGAATATCTCAATAAAATGCAGAAAATCGACCTTGATATAACAACAGATTTTATATTAATGGCAGCGACTCTTATGAAAATAAAGTCTGAGATGCTTTTGCCAAAGATTTGTAAAGATGAAATGAATAATATGCAAGTGCAGGAAGTTGACCCAAGAGAAGAACTTGTCACAAAATTGATGGAATATAAAAAATATAAAGTTATTGCGGAAAAATTAAAGTCAATGTGTTTATTTAACAAAAGATTTTTTAAGGAAAATCCCGAAATTAAATATATCGACCGATCATTGTCTTTAAAATATTGTAAAAATGATATTGTTAAAACATATCAAAAAATTACAAGCAAATTAGAGCATAACATAGAAGCAATAAAATATACTAAAGAACCTTATACAGTTGAAGGTAAAATAAAAATATTTATTAAAAAATTAATACGCAGACCTATTTTGCTTTTCAGTGAATTTATACGTAAAAGCCGGGGAAAATCGGAAGTTATAGTATCCTTTATAGCTCTTTTAGAATTAATTAGATTAAATAAAATAACTGCAGAGCAAAACCAGGTCTTTGGCGATATATTAATCAAAAAACTTCAGGAGTGA
- a CDS encoding site-2 protease family protein: MSFHEYCHGYVADKMGDPTPRQNGRLTLNPIAHIDPIGFLTLLIFKFGWAKPVPINPYYFKDKRKGVFLVSLAGPLSNVFLAMITRILMSLFSGFHLIEDFLTLLYIYNMFFAIFNLIPIPPLDGSKILWSFLPPKQAYIFSQYEQYGFVILLLLLVTGFFGIILYPLYNGFDSIISAILKPFGV; this comes from the coding sequence ATGAGTTTCCATGAATATTGCCATGGCTATGTTGCGGATAAGATGGGTGATCCTACTCCAAGACAAAATGGAAGGCTTACACTTAATCCTATTGCCCACATAGATCCTATAGGATTTTTAACATTATTAATTTTTAAATTTGGATGGGCAAAACCTGTTCCAATTAATCCCTATTATTTTAAAGACAAAAGAAAAGGAGTATTTTTGGTGTCATTAGCCGGTCCTTTATCAAATGTTTTTCTTGCTATGATAACACGAATATTAATGTCTTTGTTTAGTGGTTTTCATTTAATAGAAGATTTTTTAACATTGCTTTATATTTACAATATGTTTTTTGCTATTTTTAATTTGATACCAATTCCACCACTCGACGGTTCAAAAATATTGTGGAGCTTTCTTCCTCCAAAACAGGCTTATATATTTTCGCAGTATGAACAATATGGATTTGTTATATTGCTCTTACTCTTAGTTACTGGATTTTTTGGTATTATCTTATATCCACTTTATAATGGATTTGATTCAATAATATCTGCAATTTTAAAGCCTTTTGGAGTCTAA
- a CDS encoding CCA tRNA nucleotidyltransferase, translating into MKEICRKTNIKCYIVGGFIRDFFLGVKNYDIDITIEGNGIEFAKILNKYINGTLKVYDKFKTASITAENYIIDIASARCEYYKYPAALPVVKFSDIKEDIARRDFTINMLAYDVLNDAIIDYYNGLKDLQNKVIRVINDKSFIDDPTRIFRALRYSGRYGFKIDDKTDILIKKAVNGGFIKKLSNDRIINEIFLFLKENKTDLIIESMISYGIQKEIFDNIKLNIKKINSTINNGDIILYRFLLLFYNIDDKGIEYLLNRYNLRRKYIEALKELLLTKNNLCFLKDNCDNIYIYNTFKNIKYEVLMAINISEDVTIKKIINHYINHLSHIKLTVNGNDIRNAGLNPGPVYSIILQKIFNAKVQGKIKNHDEELNLLKLYVNKVKKGELI; encoded by the coding sequence TTGAAAGAGATTTGCAGAAAAACCAATATAAAGTGTTACATAGTTGGTGGATTTATAAGGGATTTTTTCTTAGGCGTAAAAAACTATGATATAGATATAACCATTGAAGGTAATGGCATAGAATTTGCTAAAATTCTAAATAAGTATATAAATGGTACTTTAAAGGTTTATGATAAATTCAAAACTGCTTCAATAACAGCTGAAAATTATATAATTGATATTGCGTCTGCTAGATGCGAGTATTATAAATATCCAGCAGCTCTCCCTGTAGTTAAATTTTCTGATATAAAGGAAGATATTGCAAGAAGAGATTTTACGATTAATATGCTTGCATATGATGTTTTAAATGATGCCATTATAGATTATTACAATGGTTTAAAGGATTTACAGAATAAAGTTATTAGGGTAATAAATGATAAAAGTTTTATTGATGATCCAACAAGGATTTTTAGAGCATTAAGATACAGTGGCAGATATGGATTTAAAATAGATGATAAAACAGATATTTTGATTAAAAAAGCAGTTAATGGAGGTTTTATAAAAAAACTATCAAATGATAGAATAATAAATGAGATTTTTTTGTTTTTAAAAGAAAATAAAACTGATTTAATTATTGAAAGCATGATATCATATGGAATTCAAAAAGAGATATTTGATAATATCAAGCTTAACATAAAAAAAATTAATAGTACTATAAATAATGGTGACATTATATTATATAGATTTTTGCTTTTGTTTTATAATATTGACGATAAAGGTATTGAATATCTTTTAAATAGATATAATTTAAGACGTAAATACATAGAAGCTCTTAAAGAGTTACTTTTAACAAAAAATAATTTATGTTTTTTGAAAGATAATTGCGACAATATATATATATATAATACGTTTAAAAATATAAAATATGAAGTATTAATGGCAATCAATATAAGTGAAGATGTAACTATAAAAAAAATAATAAACCATTATATTAATCATTTGTCTCATATAAAACTTACAGTAAATGGTAATGATATCAGAAATGCCGGATTAAATCCGGGTCCAGTGTATTCTATCATATTGCAGAAAATATTTAATGCCAAAGTACAAGGTAAGATTAAAAACCATGATGAAGAATTGAATTTGCTAAAATTATATGTCAATAAAGTAAAGAAAGGAGAGTTAATTTGA
- the spoVAE gene encoding stage V sporulation protein AE, with the protein MDYVRAFLVGGMICAIAQILMDKTKLTPARILVLYVTLGAILGGLGIYKKIITIGGAGATIPLMGFGNSLVQGTIKAVSKDGLTGVFTGGLTATAGGIAAAVFFGYIFSLIFNPRTKK; encoded by the coding sequence ATGGACTATGTAAGAGCATTTTTGGTTGGGGGTATGATTTGTGCTATAGCCCAGATTTTAATGGATAAAACAAAACTTACTCCTGCCAGAATACTTGTACTATATGTTACACTTGGAGCAATTTTAGGAGGATTGGGTATTTATAAAAAAATCATCACCATAGGAGGCGCTGGTGCTACAATTCCTTTAATGGGATTTGGCAATTCACTTGTGCAGGGAACAATTAAAGCTGTTTCAAAGGATGGATTAACAGGAGTATTTACGGGAGGACTTACTGCAACAGCTGGTGGTATAGCTGCTGCGGTATTCTTTGGTTATATTTTCTCACTTATATTCAATCCCAGAACAAAAAAATAA
- the spoVAD gene encoding stage V sporulation protein AD — protein MANKKIGTQSVKLSNPPSFISSATIVGPKEGKGPLKDYFDIILTDDTYGEKSWEKAECKMFQDSINLALKKVNLQINDIDYLLGGDLLNQIITASFAARQFNVPTLGLYGACSTMAEGLSLGAMLIDGEYADNVIITTSSHFSTAERQYRFPLEQGVQRPFTSQWTVTGSGSSILSSKGEGPYITHITIGKVIDLGIKDANNMGAAMAPAAADTIITHFNDTGFTIDDYDLIITGDMARVGRNILLDLLNKEGYNIDSKYKDCGIEIFDETQDVHSGGSGAGCSSVVLNSWLLSKIKNGVYNRVLFIATGALLSPTSSQQGESIPAIAHAVTICKNF, from the coding sequence ATGGCAAATAAAAAAATCGGAACACAATCTGTAAAATTATCCAATCCTCCTTCTTTTATATCATCTGCTACTATCGTAGGTCCCAAAGAAGGGAAAGGACCATTGAAAGATTATTTTGATATTATATTAACAGATGATACCTATGGAGAAAAAAGTTGGGAAAAAGCAGAATGTAAAATGTTTCAAGATTCTATTAATTTAGCATTAAAAAAAGTAAATTTGCAAATTAATGATATTGATTATTTACTCGGTGGGGACCTTTTAAACCAGATAATAACCGCAAGTTTTGCTGCAAGACAATTTAATGTACCTACTTTAGGACTATATGGTGCCTGTTCAACAATGGCAGAAGGATTATCCCTTGGTGCAATGCTAATTGATGGAGAATATGCAGATAATGTTATTATAACTACTTCAAGTCATTTTTCAACTGCTGAAAGACAATACAGATTTCCATTAGAACAAGGGGTGCAAAGACCTTTTACATCTCAATGGACTGTTACTGGTTCAGGTTCATCGATTTTAAGTTCAAAAGGGGAAGGTCCATATATAACACATATTACAATAGGCAAGGTAATTGATTTAGGAATAAAGGATGCAAACAACATGGGAGCTGCAATGGCACCAGCTGCAGCAGATACAATTATAACTCATTTTAACGATACAGGTTTTACAATAGATGATTACGACCTTATAATAACTGGTGATATGGCAAGGGTAGGCAGAAATATTCTTTTAGACCTTCTTAATAAGGAGGGATATAATATTGATAGTAAATATAAGGATTGTGGCATAGAAATTTTTGATGAAACACAAGATGTGCATTCAGGCGGCAGTGGCGCAGGATGTTCCTCTGTAGTCCTAAATAGTTGGCTTTTGAGCAAAATAAAAAATGGTGTTTATAATAGAGTCTTATTTATTGCAACAGGTGCATTACTTTCACCTACCAGCAGTCAACAGGGTGAATCTATTCCAGCAATCGCACATGCTGTTACTATATGTAAAAATTTTTAA
- the spoVAC gene encoding stage V sporulation protein AC, with translation MEKDIQKQQEYKDIAQKYEPKPTVLKNIIWAFIVGGLICDIGQIFLNYFVSKGMNPEQAGTSVSIVMVFLGAFFTGLGIYDDIGRFAGAGSIVPITGFANSIVSPAMEFKKEGYVFGVAAKMFNIAGPVIVYGVSTSIIIGLIYLFFK, from the coding sequence ATGGAAAAAGATATACAGAAGCAACAGGAATATAAGGATATTGCTCAAAAATACGAGCCGAAACCAACTGTTTTAAAAAATATAATATGGGCTTTTATTGTTGGAGGATTAATATGCGACATAGGGCAGATATTCCTAAATTATTTTGTTTCAAAAGGAATGAATCCTGAACAGGCCGGCACTTCTGTTTCTATTGTAATGGTTTTTCTTGGGGCTTTTTTTACCGGATTAGGTATATATGATGACATAGGACGTTTTGCAGGTGCTGGTTCCATAGTTCCAATAACAGGATTTGCCAATTCTATTGTTTCACCTGCAATGGAGTTTAAAAAAGAAGGTTATGTATTTGGTGTAGCTGCTAAAATGTTTAACATAGCAGGACCTGTAATAGTTTATGGTGTGAGTACATCAATAATTATTGGTCTTATTTATCTCTTTTTCAAATGA
- a CDS encoding transposase: MKKGKKNNSYSPDDDQNTVCGEFFPETYPAFRSKKWSRGMEDPLNTEMRLFCSCTRWAFNRLQEDKSREELKKEGQQVFGLNVRYCDDAILKGRAIIESQKELLKMEIEETKTKLSRAKKKLRQAEKTLDKSVEKNDPEKIKNLKRTVHGRKARMKKLSDKLDELKVHQDNGTIPTVVFGGHSLWKKVCKGRIPIEEWKQARQDRLYSRGDKTKGDNPNIKISEYDGEFFLSVTISHLSEQKDVDIKGRPIMTRAPHVEGKLWLPDKYRSKVYELLLSGAPYTVELIKGKDDRYRGHISFDLTPPDLITNPDYGYLGMDTNPDGAALANVSYTGQPKPWAKNFSVPYPKALHKFDGEFQVKIHPNGFLYIKIPELSYSCGYRRTYLIGVLAKIVVDIAKTLGKPIALENLKFGKPMNTNKKFNRMAANFPFKKMVEAVIRRAFKEGVGVKQVWPIHTSTIGYWKYKKKYGITIHHAAALVIARRALNYKEHITKELKQKVQVFKEKLNQKANSLPGEGRGMTRKVKQLFKKLDGKILNFNGLTRFKQESFYSVWHDLKILALSSR, encoded by the coding sequence ATGAAGAAAGGAAAGAAAAATAATTCATACAGCCCTGACGATGATCAAAACACCGTCTGCGGCGAATTTTTCCCGGAAACCTACCCTGCCTTCCGCTCAAAAAAGTGGAGCCGTGGGATGGAGGACCCGCTAAATACCGAGATGAGATTGTTCTGCTCCTGTACTCGCTGGGCGTTCAACCGGCTGCAAGAAGATAAATCACGTGAAGAACTAAAAAAAGAAGGTCAGCAGGTATTTGGCTTAAACGTACGATACTGTGATGATGCCATACTGAAAGGTAGAGCCATAATCGAATCACAAAAAGAGCTTTTAAAAATGGAAATAGAAGAAACAAAAACAAAACTATCCCGTGCAAAGAAGAAACTCAGACAGGCAGAAAAAACCTTAGATAAATCTGTTGAAAAGAACGATCCGGAAAAAATCAAAAATCTTAAACGCACTGTACATGGTCGCAAAGCCAGAATGAAAAAACTATCTGACAAGCTGGATGAGCTAAAGGTTCACCAAGACAATGGCACCATACCTACAGTAGTCTTTGGTGGTCATTCTTTGTGGAAGAAAGTTTGCAAAGGCAGGATTCCGATAGAAGAATGGAAACAGGCGCGTCAAGACAGGTTATATTCCCGCGGAGACAAGACCAAAGGCGACAACCCGAACATCAAGATAAGCGAATATGACGGAGAATTCTTTTTATCAGTAACCATTTCTCACCTGTCTGAGCAAAAGGATGTAGATATTAAAGGCAGACCCATAATGACAAGAGCGCCTCATGTAGAAGGAAAGCTGTGGCTGCCGGACAAATACCGTTCAAAGGTATATGAATTACTTTTGTCTGGTGCACCTTATACAGTAGAACTTATCAAAGGCAAGGATGACAGGTACAGGGGACATATCAGTTTCGACTTAACACCACCTGATTTAATAACTAATCCCGACTATGGATATTTAGGCATGGATACCAACCCTGATGGAGCAGCGCTTGCAAATGTCAGTTATACCGGTCAGCCAAAACCTTGGGCAAAGAATTTTAGCGTACCATATCCCAAAGCCCTGCACAAATTTGACGGTGAATTTCAAGTAAAGATACATCCGAATGGTTTTCTTTACATCAAGATACCCGAACTATCTTACAGTTGTGGATATCGGCGTACTTACTTAATCGGAGTATTAGCCAAGATAGTGGTAGACATCGCTAAAACATTGGGTAAACCTATAGCTTTAGAAAATCTGAAATTTGGTAAACCTATGAATACCAACAAAAAATTCAACCGCATGGCAGCTAATTTCCCTTTTAAGAAGATGGTTGAAGCCGTCATACGCAGGGCTTTCAAAGAAGGAGTAGGTGTAAAGCAGGTATGGCCGATACACACGTCAACCATAGGTTACTGGAAGTACAAAAAGAAGTACGGCATAACTATCCACCATGCCGCAGCATTGGTAATAGCACGTCGTGCACTGAATTACAAAGAACATATAACAAAAGAATTAAAACAGAAAGTTCAAGTCTTTAAAGAGAAGCTGAATCAAAAGGCAAATTCCTTACCTGGGGAAGGAAGAGGGATGACCCGAAAGGTGAAGCAGCTCTTCAAGAAACTGGACGGAAAGATTCTTAATTTTAACGGTCTGACACGTTTTAAACAAGAATCATTCTATTCCGTCTGGCATGACTTGAAGATTCTTGCTTTATCAAGTAGGTGA
- a CDS encoding IS607 family transposase, with the protein MELLTISKAAKKLGVHPNSLRNWEKQGLIKPVRLPSGQRRYSIDELNKLLQSGQINTGQEDVVLYARVSTKKQADAGNLNRQLERLRQYADESNYHVVAEFTDVASGLNQKRRGLTNVFKLAERGEYKKLIIEYPDRLTRFGYSYIERHLHYCGVEVIATSEKELEDAQSELVRDLLAIITSFSAKLYGTRGGKKIRQGFRELITEVKSDEERKEK; encoded by the coding sequence ATGGAATTGTTAACTATAAGCAAAGCAGCAAAGAAGTTAGGTGTCCATCCAAACAGCCTGCGCAACTGGGAGAAACAGGGTTTAATTAAGCCTGTCCGTTTACCCAGTGGTCAGCGCCGATACTCCATAGACGAACTCAATAAGCTATTGCAGTCCGGACAGATAAACACTGGGCAGGAAGACGTTGTTTTATATGCCCGGGTATCCACCAAAAAGCAGGCAGATGCCGGCAATTTAAACAGACAACTGGAAAGACTGAGGCAATATGCTGATGAATCAAATTACCATGTTGTTGCCGAGTTCACCGACGTAGCCAGCGGCTTAAATCAGAAGCGCCGTGGATTGACAAATGTATTCAAGCTGGCTGAACGTGGTGAATACAAGAAGCTTATCATCGAATATCCCGACCGACTGACACGATTTGGATATTCATACATCGAACGGCATTTGCATTATTGTGGTGTAGAGGTAATTGCCACATCTGAGAAAGAATTAGAAGACGCACAATCCGAGCTGGTCAGGGACTTATTGGCGATAATCACGTCTTTTTCAGCTAAGCTGTATGGCACCAGAGGAGGTAAGAAGATAAGGCAGGGTTTCCGGGAACTGATAACGGAGGTGAAATCAGATGAAGAAAGGAAAGAAAAATAA
- a CDS encoding dodecin family protein has protein sequence MNENFNISHNINVVEVKLMKKIIIISATVLIAIAALFLFKHSTIKRIPENAKLVYIMKEGNKMAVVKILNVVGDSTKSWDDAVQSAIEEASKTVDNISGVEVMNQTANVRDGKIVEYKANVQIAFKVDR, from the coding sequence TTGAATGAAAATTTTAATATATCACATAATATAAATGTAGTTGAGGTGAAACTAATGAAAAAAATAATAATAATTTCTGCTACTGTGTTAATAGCAATTGCAGCTCTATTTTTATTTAAGCATAGTACAATAAAAAGAATACCTGAAAATGCAAAATTGGTATATATCATGAAGGAGGGAAATAAAATGGCAGTTGTTAAGATATTAAATGTTGTGGGAGATTCGACAAAAAGCTGGGATGATGCTGTTCAAAGTGCGATAGAAGAAGCATCAAAAACTGTTGATAATATATCGGGGGTAGAAGTAATGAATCAGACTGCTAATGTCAGAGATGGGAAAATCGTAGAATATAAAGCAAATGTTCAAATTGCATTTAAAGTCGACAGATAG
- the sigF gene encoding RNA polymerase sporulation sigma factor SigF: MFNKDFERNGDSFDLIKKSQNGDKIALEKLLIDNSGLVWSIVKKFSNRGYEAEDLYQIGCIGFVKAIYKFDMSYNVKLTTYAVPIILGEIKRFIRDDGLIKVSRSLKELSNKAYYEKERLEKVLNREPSIQEIANELDVSAEDIAMAFESRSASEYLFDNPQHNDGDNISLIDKISTNDNNEYCIEDKLALRMILQKLKSRERQIIVLRYFKDMTQTEVAKLLKISQVQVSRIEKKVLQKIKSQLK; encoded by the coding sequence ATGTTTAATAAAGACTTTGAAAGGAATGGTGACAGCTTTGACCTTATTAAAAAATCACAAAATGGTGATAAAATCGCATTAGAAAAATTGCTAATAGATAATAGCGGACTTGTATGGAGCATAGTAAAGAAATTTTCAAATAGGGGTTATGAAGCTGAAGATTTATATCAAATTGGCTGTATAGGATTTGTTAAAGCTATATATAAATTTGATATGTCTTACAATGTAAAACTAACTACATATGCTGTACCAATAATCCTTGGAGAAATTAAGCGGTTTATAAGAGATGATGGATTAATAAAAGTCAGCAGATCTTTAAAGGAACTATCAAATAAAGCTTACTATGAAAAAGAAAGATTAGAAAAAGTTCTTAATAGAGAGCCATCAATACAAGAAATAGCAAATGAATTAGATGTTTCTGCTGAAGATATTGCTATGGCTTTTGAATCAAGATCTGCAAGTGAATACCTTTTTGATAATCCTCAGCATAATGATGGTGACAATATATCCTTGATTGATAAAATAAGCACAAATGATAATAATGAATATTGTATAGAAGATAAATTAGCATTGCGTATGATTCTTCAGAAATTAAAATCTCGCGAAAGGCAAATAATTGTATTAAGATATTTTAAGGATATGACACAAACTGAAGTAGCAAAACTTTTAAAAATATCACAGGTTCAGGTCTCGAGAATTGAAAAAAAAGTATTACAAAAAATAAAATCTCAACTTAAATAG
- the spoIIAB gene encoding anti-sigma F factor, protein MNYSNKMELKFLSKSQNESFARTVIAAFAAQLDPTIEEIADIKTAVSEAVTNSILHGYENTIGDIILKSEIDGNKIYIEVIDYGKGIDDIKKAMEPLYTSKPDEDRSGMGFTVMQTFMDELEVESTPGKGTTVKMIKYINTHR, encoded by the coding sequence ATGAATTATTCAAATAAAATGGAATTAAAATTTTTAAGCAAATCTCAAAATGAATCATTTGCAAGAACGGTAATAGCAGCATTTGCGGCGCAATTAGATCCAACAATAGAAGAAATAGCTGATATTAAAACGGCTGTTTCTGAAGCTGTTACAAATTCAATATTACATGGATATGAAAATACAATAGGAGATATTATTTTAAAATCAGAAATTGATGGTAATAAGATATACATAGAAGTTATTGATTATGGTAAGGGTATTGATGATATTAAAAAAGCAATGGAACCTTTATATACATCAAAACCTGATGAAGATAGGTCTGGTATGGGATTTACAGTTATGCAAACCTTTATGGATGAACTTGAGGTTGAATCAACACCTGGAAAAGGCACAACAGTGAAAATGATAAAATATATTAACACACATAGATGA
- the spoIIAA gene encoding anti-sigma F factor antagonist yields MNISFKKVSNTLIVKVKGELDHHTANMFKEDVDKEYGKGFKNIIFDFKQLNFMDSSGIGVILGRYKKVKENKGNISIVNPNSQLLKVIELSGLLRVINYYDKIDDAINNF; encoded by the coding sequence ATGAATATTAGCTTTAAGAAGGTATCTAATACATTAATTGTTAAAGTTAAAGGTGAACTTGATCATCATACAGCAAATATGTTTAAAGAAGATGTCGATAAAGAATATGGTAAGGGATTCAAAAATATTATTTTTGATTTTAAACAATTAAATTTTATGGACAGCTCTGGAATTGGTGTGATTTTAGGGAGATATAAAAAAGTCAAAGAAAATAAAGGTAATATATCAATAGTTAATCCTAATTCTCAATTATTAAAGGTCATTGAATTATCAGGGCTTTTAAGAGTAATTAACTATTATGATAAAATTGATGATGCAATTAATAACTTTTAA